Proteins encoded by one window of Synergistes jonesii:
- a CDS encoding phage minor capsid protein has protein sequence MQKVSEDAGITAFIDKRGRSWNMASYTDMLCRTSSMQIFHQAKTNEYLAHGEDLVIVSSHSPTCDKCAPWNGKVLSLTGETPGYPTMEEAKAAGLFHPNCRHTYGLYIQEEELNIEEKHALNRYVSSDSYKINEKLRTRSQLTDDEKQFINLLDKALDKLPDYQGTVYRNITLDMASEEEFDNFARRHSVGNFVGYEGYTSTSKDKEGYIIDGDKIVLITMKVKHGKDINHFGYGIPEEQEVLLKRGAKFEITKAQLEDGKLFLTMEEKE, from the coding sequence ATGCAGAAGGTATCGGAAGACGCCGGTATCACGGCGTTTATCGACAAGCGCGGGCGCTCGTGGAATATGGCGAGTTACACCGACATGCTCTGCCGGACGTCCTCGATGCAGATATTCCATCAGGCTAAAACGAACGAGTATCTCGCGCACGGTGAAGACCTTGTCATCGTGTCGAGCCATTCCCCCACCTGCGACAAGTGCGCGCCGTGGAACGGCAAGGTTCTGTCGCTCACCGGCGAAACGCCTGGATACCCGACGATGGAAGAGGCGAAAGCGGCGGGGCTGTTCCACCCGAACTGCCGGCACACGTATGGGCTGTATATACAGGAAGAGGAACTAAACATTGAGGAGAAGCACGCACTCAACAGGTATGTCAGCTCAGACTCATATAAAATAAATGAGAAGCTGCGCACAAGGAGTCAGTTAACAGATGACGAGAAACAATTCATTAATCTGTTAGATAAGGCCTTAGACAAACTTCCTGATTATCAGGGGACGGTCTATCGTAATATTACCCTTGATATGGCGAGCGAAGAGGAGTTTGATAACTTTGCACGCCGTCATTCCGTTGGTAATTTTGTTGGTTATGAGGGGTATACTTCGACCTCGAAGGATAAGGAGGGCTACATAATCGATGGTGATAAAATTGTGTTAATCACGATGAAAGTCAAGCACGGGAAGGATATCAATCATTTTGGTTATGGTATCCCGGAAGAACAGGAGGTATTATTGAAACGCGGTGCAAAATTTGAGATAACGAAAGCTCAACTGGAGGACGGCAAGTTATTTCTTACAATGGAGGAAAAGGAATGA
- a CDS encoding YjcQ family protein, translated as MSIDAKLFVLYAIYVEYQKDLPNMESVTAEALGIDEDVFNVAVLKLCNEGYITGADPIYVDQLAYPVSVDMSRVMPTQKGIEAASGDLAVTARTGGERVRQMAGRFIEYGWQGLTDFAAKVLVEIGKQALK; from the coding sequence ATGTCAATAGACGCCAAACTTTTTGTTCTATACGCTATTTACGTCGAGTATCAGAAGGACCTGCCGAATATGGAGTCCGTCACCGCAGAAGCTCTTGGCATTGACGAAGACGTCTTCAACGTGGCCGTCCTCAAGCTGTGCAATGAAGGCTATATTACCGGGGCTGATCCGATTTATGTAGATCAGCTTGCGTATCCGGTTTCTGTCGATATGTCGCGTGTGATGCCGACGCAGAAGGGTATTGAGGCCGCTTCCGGCGACCTTGCGGTGACCGCGAGGACAGGCGGCGAACGGGTGCGGCAGATGGCGGGCAGGTTCATTGAATATGGCTGGCAGGGGCTGACGGACTTCGCAGCCAAAGTGCTCGTCGAAATAGGGAAGCAGGCTCTCAAGTAA
- a CDS encoding transposase, which translates to MSYKDSKPLTDDLKAVYTTVDEPLALDELEGFAEKWDAKYPKISKSWRKNWAGLSTYFKYPQEVRRLIYTTDTIESFNRQLRKVTKAKSVFPTDDSLLKMLYLAMKDITKKWTGRRRDLSIIHPSEFVKKSL; encoded by the coding sequence GTGTCCTATAAAGATTCAAAGCCGTTGACGGACGACCTGAAAGCCGTTTACACCACCGTCGACGAGCCTTTGGCTCTTGATGAGCTGGAGGGCTTCGCTGAGAAATGGGATGCGAAGTACCCGAAGATATCAAAATCGTGGCGGAAAAACTGGGCCGGGCTCAGCACATATTTCAAATACCCGCAAGAAGTGAGACGGCTTATATACACCACCGACACAATCGAAAGCTTCAACCGGCAGCTTCGTAAAGTGACCAAAGCGAAGTCGGTATTCCCGACGGACGACAGCCTGCTGAAGATGCTGTACTTGGCAATGAAGGACATCACGAAGAAATGGACGGGGCGGCGTCGGGACTTGAGCATCATCCATCCCAGCGAGTTTGTGAAAAAATCTCTGTAA